Proteins encoded together in one Porites lutea chromosome 2, jaPorLute2.1, whole genome shotgun sequence window:
- the LOC140927390 gene encoding DNA topoisomerase I, mitochondrial-like, with translation MNGETTQHLTQVKHSATDEVSEDDDVPLAQRKQKPVENEGPDKKKIKLESSHKDVKSSSKPMKLNASIKLHSNSALKRDSTKSPVKKSPLDKSHHPHNTAIKKEAISPVKQSQHASGHAESDDDDDVPLAARAQMKQAEADKIKTEKKVATPKPAKSALNSSVDEMKKVVKSDQHEKVKNGKPLKLEKKKEKKAADVAKKHDSVKKEKKSEGGKPSKKTADSDDDDQPLSARVNKTPANKKQVKPTSSGSSGQKKDAAASRKRKKSASNESDSDEDGKPLAKTAKKSSKPAKKEKTSGSAKKKPKEEKSEKEEKGKKKKEEEKEVWKWWEEEQLPEGVKWLHMEHKGPYFPPPYEPLPDDVKFYYDGEHIKLSLGTEEVASFYAKMLDHDYTSKDIFNKNFFEDWRKEMTSEERKIIKDLSKCNFKEMHAYFTMKAEERRNWTKEQKQELKKENEKILEEYGYCLMDGHKQRVGNFKIEPPGLFRGRGDHPKQGKLKKRTMPEDVIINIGQGAKIPEPPEGHKWQKVIHDNKVSWLACWVENIQGSYKYVMLNPTSRLKGEKDWQKYETARKLKDCVQKIREDYEEDWKSKEMRLRQRGVALYFIDKLALRAGHEKDDDTADTVGCCSLRFEHIKLHDEWEDKEHVVEFDFLGKDSVRYWNFVPVEKKVFKNLKLFKKGKQDGDDLFDRLSTTSLNKYLSDLMDGLTAKVFRTYNASMTLQDQLNKLTDPEDNVNAKVLSYNRANRAVAILCNHQRSVPKTFDKSMSNLQNKIADKKKAIKEIKKEVKGLKIQVKESKDDKTRKQLEKKKAQAQRLEDQLFKLEVTATDKEENKEIALGTSKLNYLDPRISVAWCKKHEVPVEKVYNKTQREKFAWALDMAEKDFVF, from the exons ATGAACGGAGAAACCACCCAGCATCTCACGCAAGTAAAACAT TCGGCGACTGACGAGGTTTCTGAAGACGATGACGTTCCTTTG GCGCAGAGGAAACAAAAGCCGGTGGAGAACGAAG GACCcgacaagaaaaaaatcaagctGGAATCTTCGCAC AAGGACGTAAAAAG TTCATCAAAACCCATGAAGCTGAATGCAAGCATCAAACTTCACTCCAATTCTGCATTGAAGCGTGATTCAACAAAATCACCTGTGAAGAAATCTCCTTTGGACAAAAGCCACCACCCCCATAATACTGCCATTAAAAAGGAAGCTATATCACCA GTAAAACAGTCACAACATGCATCAGGCCATGCtgaaagtgatgatgatgatgacgtcCCCTTG GCTGCCAGGGCCCAAATGAA GCAGGCAGAGGCGGATAAGATtaaaactgagaagaaagttgCCACACCCAAACCAGCTAAATCAGCATTGAACAGTTCAGtggatgaaatgaaaaaagtgGTCAAATCTGATCAGCACGAAAAGGTGAAAAATGGAAAACCTCTTAAACTGGagaaaaagaaggagaagaaggcAGCAGATGTTGCAAAAAAGCATGATTCagtgaagaaggaaaaaaagtcaGAAGGAGGAAAGCCTTCAAAGAAGACAGCagacagtgatgatgatgaccaaCCTTTG TCTGCTAG AGTTAACAAGACCCCCGCAAACAAGAAGCAAGTAAAACCAACATCTAGTGGGTCATCTGGTCAGAAGAAAGATGCTGCAGCCTCG CGCAAGAGAAAGAAGAGTGCAAGCAATGAAAGTGACAGCGATGAAGACGGTAAACCATTG GCCAAGACTGCCAAGAAAAGTTCTAAACcagcaaagaaagagaaaacaagtGGGTCAGCTAAAAAGAAACCCAAGGAAGAAAAGTCTGAAAAAGAG gaaaagggaaaaaagaagaaagaagaggaAAAGGAAGTTTGGAAATG GTGGGAGGAGGAACAACTCCCAGAAGGCGTAAAATGGCTGCACATGGAGCACAAG GGACCATATTTTCCACCTCCATATGAACCTTTACCTGATGATGTCAAGTTTTATTATGATG gTGAACATATCAAGCTTAGTTTAGGGACAGAAGAG GTGGCATCATTTTATGCCAAGATGCTTGATCATGACTACACCAGCAAAGACATCTTTAACAAGAATTTCTTTGAAGACTGGCGGAAAGAAATGACAAGTGAAGAGCGGAAAATTATTAAGGATCTGTCCAAGTGTAACTTTAAAGAGATGCATGCATACTTTACAATG AAAGCAGAGGAGAGAAGAAACTGGACAAAGGAGCAGAAACAGGAgctgaaaaaggaaaatgagaaaattttaGAAGAGTATGGCTATTGTCTTATGGATGGGCACAAGCAGAGGGTAGGCAACTTCAAGATTGAACCTCCAGGTTTATTCCGTGGACGTGGTGACCACCCTAAGCAGGGAAAACTTAAAAAGAGAACCATGCCTGAGGATGTGATCATCAATATTGGACA AGGTGCAAAAATTCCTGAGCCTCCTGAAGGCCACAAGTGGCAGAAAGTCATTCATGATAATAAG GTATCATGGCTTGCTTGCTGGGTAGAGAATATTCAAGGAAGTTACAAGTATGTCATGTTAAATCCCACGTCAAGATTAAAG GGTGAAAAGGATTGGCAGAAGTATGAAACAGCAAGGAAATTAAAG GACTGTGTTCAGAAAATCAGAGAGGATTATGAAGAGGACTGGAAATCCAAAGAAATGAGACTGCGTCAGAG aGGTGTTGCCCTATACTTCATTGACAAG CTTGCTCTTCGAGCTGGACACGAAAAAGATGACGACACAGCCGACACTGTGGGCTGTTGTTCATTGAGATTCGAGCATATCA AATTGCATGATGAGTGGGAAGACAAGGAACATGTAGTGGAGTTTGATTTCCTTGGTAAAGACTCTGTTCGATACTGGAACTTTGTCCCGGTAGAAAAAAAG GTGTTTAAGAATCTTAAGTTATTTAAGAAAGGAAAACAGGATGGAGATGATTTATTCGACAGATTGTCA ACAACTTCATTGAACAAGTACCTATCTGATTTAATGGACGGTTTAACTGCCAAAGTTTTTCGAACGTACAACGCCTCCATGACACTGCAGGATCAGCTTAACAAACTCACGGATCCCGAGGACAATGTAAACGCCAAAGTGTTATCGTACAACCGAGCGAATCGAGCTGTGGCCATTCTCTGTAACCATCAG CGCTCGGTTCCCAAGACTTTCGACAAATCAATGTCAAATCTTCAAAACAAG ATTGCAGATAAAAAGAAGGCAATCAAAGAGATCAAGAAAGAGGTTAAAGGATTGAAGATTCAAGTTAAGGAAAGCAAAGATGACAAAACGAGAAA gCAACTAGAGAAGAAAAAAGCCCAAGCTCAGAGACTGGAGGATCAGCTTTTTAAATTAGAAGTAACCGCTACAGACAAGGAGGAAAATAAAGAGATCGCACTCGGTACCTCCAAGTTAAATTATTTGGATCCGCGAATCTCTGTTGCTTG GTGCAAGAAACACGAAGTACCAGTAGAGAAAGTCTACAACAAGACGCAACGAGAGAAATTTGCTTGGGCGCTCGACATGGCGGAAAAAGACTTCGTTTTTTGA